DNA sequence from the Streptomyces canus genome:
ATGGCGGTGGACATGGCCACGACCACGGCGATGATCGCGGCAAGCAGGGCGTAACCATGACGCCGAGTCATGTGGTGCTGTTCTCCTAGGGCGATGGGAGCCCGGGGCTCCGATCTGATCACCTCATGATGAGGCATGAACCTGAGAGCACGTGACGAGGCCCCTCCGGTTCGCTCGTCCGGAATGACGCCGGGAACTCTTGTTCCGTTCCGGGAGTCGCTCAGGAAGGGACAATGTGTGAGGGATCACCGAACGGGTGGAGCGGATGGAACGCACGAAACCGCAGGAAACGGGACCATCTGACGTGGAGCAGCATGCCCGGCCGGACGGGGCCGTGAACCGTGCCGTCCCCGCTTCGGCCGTACGTGCGATGAACACCTTCAGCGAAGCGGATCTGGAGAAGCAGCGCGGGGTGCGGCGCATGAAGCTCACCGCCGCCGGACTGCTGCTCTTCGTGGCGGTGGTGTACGTGCTGGCCACGTGGGCGCACAACTCCGGGGCCGGTCCCTGGGCCGGCTATGTCGCCGCGGCCGCCGAGGCAGGCATGGTGGGCGCGCTCGCCGACTGGTTCGCGGTCACCGCCCTCTTCCGCCACCCGCTCGGCCTGCCCATCCCGCACACCGCGATCATCCCGACCAAGAAGGACCAGTTGGGGGTGTCGCTGGGCGAGTTCGTCGGCGAGAACTTCCTCTCGGAGGATGTCGTACGACAGCGGCTGCGTGCCGTGGGGATCGGCAGCCGGCTGGGGGCGTGGCTGGCCGAGCCCGAGCACGCCGACCGGGTCACGGCGGAGCTGTCGGCCGCGCTCAGGGGTGCCTTGACCGTCCTGCGGGACTCCGACGTCCAGGCCGTGGTCGGGGAGGCGATCACCCGGCGGGCCGACGCCCAGGAGATCGCGCCCGGCATCGGGAAGATGCTGGAGAAGGTCGTCGTCGACGGGGGGCACCGGCGGGTCGTCGACCTGGTGGTGGCCCGGGCCCACGACTGGCTCGTGCTGCACGACGAGCAGGTCATGGGCGCGGTGCAGGGGGGCGCGCCCGGCTGGACCCCGCGTTTCGTCGACAAGAAGGTCGGCGAGCGGGTCTACAAGGAGTTGCTGCGCTTCGTGACCGAGATGCGGGACATGCCGTCCCATCCGGCACGGGGCGCGCTGGACCGGTTCCTGACGGACTTCGCCTCCGATCTCCAGTCCGACACGGACACACGCGCGCGGGTCGAGCGGCTCAAGGGCGAGGTGCTGGGGCGCGGCGAGGTCCAGGACCTGATCGCGTCCGCCTGGACCGCCGTACGGTCGATGATCGTTGCCGCCGCCGAGGACGAGCGCAGTGAGCTGCGGCTGCGGGTGCGGGCGTCGCTGCTGTCGCTGGGGGCGCGGATGGCCGTCGACCCGAAGGTGCAGTCGAAGGTCGACGGGTGGGTGGAGGGGGCCGCGGTGTACGTGGTCACCACCTACCGGCGGGAGATCACCTCCCTGATCACGGACACGGTGGCCGGCTGGGACGCCGAGCACACGACGCGGAAGATCGAGGCGCACATCGGCCGTGACCTTCAGTTCATCCGGATCAACGGCACGGTGGTGGGGTCGCTCGCGGGGTTGTTGATCTATACGGTGTCGCGGGCGCTGGGGGCGTAGGCGGCCTGGTCGAGGGCACCCGGGTGGCGTTCGCTCGAGGATCGCTCGAGGGTCGCTCGATGGGGAGGGAGCCTTTCCGTGACCACAGCCCAGGCCGATACCGGCCGTACCGTGACGACGAACATCCCCGCCAGACTCGACCGGCTTCCCTGGTCGCGCTGGCACTGGACGA
Encoded proteins:
- a CDS encoding DUF445 domain-containing protein — encoded protein: MERTKPQETGPSDVEQHARPDGAVNRAVPASAVRAMNTFSEADLEKQRGVRRMKLTAAGLLLFVAVVYVLATWAHNSGAGPWAGYVAAAAEAGMVGALADWFAVTALFRHPLGLPIPHTAIIPTKKDQLGVSLGEFVGENFLSEDVVRQRLRAVGIGSRLGAWLAEPEHADRVTAELSAALRGALTVLRDSDVQAVVGEAITRRADAQEIAPGIGKMLEKVVVDGGHRRVVDLVVARAHDWLVLHDEQVMGAVQGGAPGWTPRFVDKKVGERVYKELLRFVTEMRDMPSHPARGALDRFLTDFASDLQSDTDTRARVERLKGEVLGRGEVQDLIASAWTAVRSMIVAAAEDERSELRLRVRASLLSLGARMAVDPKVQSKVDGWVEGAAVYVVTTYRREITSLITDTVAGWDAEHTTRKIEAHIGRDLQFIRINGTVVGSLAGLLIYTVSRALGA